In the genome of Pseudarthrobacter sp. IC2-21, one region contains:
- a CDS encoding IS3 family transposase (programmed frameshift), which translates to MPTAYGAEFRQDVIDVARKGEAPLAQIAKDFGLSVTTLKRWIAIAERKESGAAPAATESAEMRELKKRNRLLEQENEILRRAAAYLARDINPKKIYPLVTELAADGVPVAVTCRVLKISKQGYYRWRASPVTERDWIDAHLVNAALDIHADDPAFGYRFIADELPEKGITAGENRVQRLCRDHGIWSVFSKKRGLNRRPGPPVHDDLVERDFTAAAPNELWLTDITEHPTAEGKLYLCAVKDIYSGRIVGYSMDSRMKSSLAVAAFIQPAGLPIATSRIEALRRPVESVQFRSRRFVESLRHHGLTGSMGRVGARADNAAMESFFSLLQKNVLDRQRWLTRQELRLAITTWIERTYHRRRRQRRLGKLTPIEYETINRTALTAA; encoded by the exons ATGCCCACGGCTTATGGGGCGGAGTTCCGCCAGGATGTTATTGATGTGGCCCGCAAGGGCGAGGCGCCGCTGGCGCAGATTGCTAAGGATTTCGGGCTTTCGGTCACGACGTTGAAGCGCTGGATTGCAATCGCCGAACGTAAGGAATCCGGGGCCGCCCCGGCGGCGACGGAGTCGGCCGAGATGCGGGAGCTGAAGAAGCGTAACCGCCTGTTGGAGCAGGAGAATGAGATTCTGCGCCGGGCTGCTGCCTATCTGGCCAGGGACATCAACCCAAAAA AGATTTACCCGCTGGTCACGGAGCTTGCCGCCGACGGTGTTCCCGTGGCGGTGACCTGCAGGGTGTTGAAGATCAGCAAGCAAGGCTATTACCGGTGGAGGGCCAGCCCGGTGACGGAACGCGACTGGATCGATGCGCACCTCGTCAACGCCGCCCTGGACATCCACGCCGACGACCCTGCATTCGGGTACCGGTTCATCGCCGACGAACTCCCGGAGAAGGGCATCACGGCGGGTGAGAACAGGGTCCAGCGCTTATGTAGGGACCACGGCATCTGGTCGGTGTTCTCGAAGAAGCGTGGCCTGAACCGCAGACCCGGGCCGCCGGTCCACGACGACCTGGTCGAGCGGGATTTCACCGCCGCGGCGCCGAACGAGCTGTGGCTGACGGACATCACCGAGCACCCAACGGCCGAGGGCAAGCTCTACCTCTGCGCGGTGAAGGACATCTATTCCGGGAGGATCGTCGGCTACTCGATGGACTCGCGGATGAAGTCCTCGCTTGCCGTCGCCGCTTTCATCCAGCCTGCCGGTCTGCCCATCGCTACCTCCAGAATCGAGGCGTTGCGACGACCGGTTGAATCCGTCCAGTTCCGGTCACGCCGGTTCGTCGAGTCCCTCCGGCACCACGGGCTCACCGGATCGATGGGCAGGGTCGGGGCGCGCGCGGACAACGCCGCGATGGAATCGTTCTTCTCGCTGCTGCAGAAGAACGTCCTGGACCGTCAACGGTGGCTCACCAGGCAGGAACTCCGGCTGGCCATCACAACCTGGATCGAGAGAACCTACCATCGCCGGCGACGGCAAAGAAGGCTGGGCAAACTCACGCCCATCGAATATGAAACAATCAACCGGACCGCGCTCACAGCGGCCTAA
- a CDS encoding ATP-binding cassette domain-containing protein, with amino-acid sequence MSVAGISTDTETSKIALSLKGITKDFPGVRALDNVNLEVRTGEVHGVVGENGAGKSTLMAITSGALQSDLGTVTILDERLDEADPQAARKRGIAIVRQEPALMPDLTVAENLYLGVTTEFRPPVPALMAWAERVLSTWGETSIDVRDRVEQLGPQNRFIVDICRALAQKPRVLILDEPTEHLVAEEVGVLFHHIRRLVAKGTAVVYISHRLNEVKEIADRITVLRNGKSIGTHKAADLTEDQIVQLIIGRELDVFFPEKIAFQGGDDAPLLSISNLSNLNLNQVSLEVKRGDVIGLAGIEGNGQKNLLRVLAGLENASGSVSVGGKKLRLNDQHSSTVNGITYLTGDRHNEGVLSGLSVAENTVFRNLRSLSQRGWAREKTLRKHAVQVIRDFNVKTPSLDTPIEALSGGNQQKALLGSALANEPTIFLVEEPTQGVDVGAKSEIYQLLRDAAARGAIVIIHSSSALELEGVADRVLVMSRGHVINELVDDEITEEAITGSALKADTQRVRVEQNQRRRSGWLAGDTAPVAVVGGLIMLLTLISFIANSRFLGATNLSGILILTAPLALIAMGQLFVLLTGGIDLSIGPLMGLVPVIASFYLVDGVTGPSQATGWLYMLLAAIVVGAINWGFIDLLKMNPIIATLITYIAIQAVSFTLRPTRGGRISSAVTDPLKATIGFIPLAFIAALIMALILGYFLKYSRPGIALRAVGSFEESARVNGLNPKATRFAAYLSSSLLASLAGVLLMSQNGTGDPQAGISYTLLGITAAVLGGASLFGGRGSFLGVILGAILINVVNAMSVFLGLTPDWQYYLIGAMTIASVALYSIARKKAAVGH; translated from the coding sequence ATGTCTGTTGCTGGGATATCAACCGACACCGAAACTTCAAAGATTGCGCTCTCCCTAAAAGGAATTACGAAAGACTTTCCGGGTGTGCGCGCGCTGGACAATGTAAATCTTGAGGTCCGTACCGGTGAGGTTCACGGTGTTGTTGGGGAAAATGGTGCCGGTAAATCAACGTTGATGGCAATCACTTCGGGTGCGCTTCAATCAGATTTAGGTACGGTCACAATTCTCGACGAGAGGCTCGACGAGGCCGATCCTCAGGCTGCGCGTAAACGGGGCATAGCGATTGTCCGCCAGGAGCCGGCACTCATGCCTGACCTGACCGTAGCGGAGAACCTATACCTCGGCGTCACGACGGAGTTTCGTCCACCAGTGCCCGCACTGATGGCTTGGGCGGAACGGGTACTCTCGACGTGGGGGGAAACCTCGATCGATGTCCGGGACCGAGTCGAGCAACTGGGTCCCCAAAATCGTTTCATTGTGGATATTTGTCGCGCGCTTGCACAGAAACCGCGCGTGTTGATTCTCGACGAACCGACCGAGCATCTCGTAGCCGAAGAAGTCGGGGTGCTCTTCCACCACATTCGCCGGTTGGTTGCAAAAGGCACAGCCGTCGTTTACATCTCGCATCGCCTCAACGAGGTGAAGGAGATCGCCGACCGCATCACGGTGTTGCGCAATGGCAAGAGCATCGGCACTCATAAGGCTGCTGATCTCACTGAGGATCAAATTGTGCAGCTTATCATTGGCCGCGAGCTCGATGTGTTTTTCCCAGAAAAAATCGCCTTTCAAGGCGGTGACGACGCTCCCCTCCTAAGCATTTCAAATCTGTCGAATCTAAACCTTAACCAGGTGTCACTCGAAGTTAAGCGCGGCGACGTCATCGGACTCGCTGGTATCGAGGGCAACGGACAAAAGAACCTGCTTCGCGTGCTGGCAGGTCTTGAGAACGCAAGCGGTTCGGTCTCGGTCGGGGGGAAGAAACTACGACTTAACGACCAGCACTCCTCTACGGTCAACGGAATCACCTATCTGACTGGTGATCGCCATAATGAAGGGGTGCTATCTGGGCTCTCGGTGGCCGAGAATACGGTCTTCCGCAACTTACGGTCACTGAGCCAGCGCGGCTGGGCCCGGGAAAAGACACTCCGGAAACATGCCGTGCAGGTGATTCGAGACTTCAATGTAAAGACGCCGTCGCTTGATACACCGATCGAGGCTCTCTCCGGGGGAAATCAACAGAAGGCTCTGCTCGGTAGCGCTCTTGCAAATGAGCCGACCATTTTCCTCGTTGAAGAACCCACGCAGGGTGTTGACGTGGGTGCAAAAAGCGAGATTTACCAGCTACTCCGGGACGCGGCGGCGCGAGGTGCCATAGTCATCATCCACTCCTCCAGCGCACTGGAGTTGGAGGGCGTTGCAGACCGTGTCCTGGTCATGTCTCGAGGGCATGTCATCAACGAGCTTGTCGACGATGAGATCACGGAAGAGGCAATCACCGGATCAGCGCTCAAGGCGGATACCCAACGGGTTCGTGTCGAGCAGAACCAGAGAAGACGCTCGGGATGGCTTGCTGGAGACACCGCCCCAGTTGCTGTCGTCGGCGGACTGATCATGCTGCTGACACTCATCAGCTTCATCGCTAACTCCCGATTTCTTGGAGCGACGAACTTATCTGGAATCCTGATTCTCACAGCCCCTCTGGCACTCATCGCGATGGGCCAACTGTTCGTTCTCCTGACTGGAGGTATAGACCTCTCAATTGGACCCTTGATGGGCTTGGTGCCGGTCATTGCTTCGTTCTATCTAGTGGATGGTGTGACAGGGCCCTCGCAGGCGACGGGCTGGCTATACATGCTTCTGGCAGCGATAGTCGTCGGAGCGATCAACTGGGGCTTCATTGACTTGCTCAAGATGAACCCCATCATTGCGACCCTTATCACCTATATTGCAATACAGGCCGTATCCTTTACGTTACGCCCGACTCGCGGGGGTCGGATCAGTTCCGCGGTAACGGACCCTCTGAAAGCAACAATCGGGTTTATTCCCTTGGCATTCATTGCGGCTCTTATCATGGCGCTTATCCTGGGCTACTTCCTCAAGTACTCCCGCCCGGGCATTGCTCTCCGTGCGGTAGGTTCATTTGAAGAGTCTGCGCGCGTGAACGGTCTTAATCCAAAGGCAACTCGGTTCGCGGCCTATCTGTCTTCAAGCCTTCTGGCTTCACTAGCAGGCGTGCTCTTGATGTCTCAGAACGGAACCGGTGACCCGCAAGCAGGTATTTCATACACCTTGCTTGGCATCACAGCTGCGGTCCTCGGAGGGGCAAGCTTGTTTGGTGGGAGGGGCTCCTTCTTGGGTGTGATCCTCGGCGCGATTCTTATCAATGTTGTGAACGCGATGTCCGTCTTCCTTGGACTCACACCTGACTGGCAGTACTACCTCATCGGTGCCATGACTATCGCATCAGTCGCACTGTATTCAATTGCTCGCAAAAAAGCAGCGGTCGGCCATTAA
- a CDS encoding SDR family NAD(P)-dependent oxidoreductase, with protein sequence MRATLSILVTGGSSGIGRAIAERLAKPGSDVFIAYHSNDDAASEAAEKIRQRGASAHLLKADMGSLGDIRMIIDRIRQHTDHLDVIVHAAATAISGRTIDIPGEELNGAIARNGTSIVHVAREALPLLRPGSSIIYVTSKGSERALKDYGALGGPKALGEHMMRYLATELAGRGVRVNSISPGPLETEARRQMFPDTWKTRLADQIALNPSGRGLAFDDIANIVELMVDPRFTMVQGQVITIDGGLTL encoded by the coding sequence ATGAGAGCCACGTTGTCGATACTAGTTACCGGTGGGTCAAGTGGGATCGGTCGGGCGATTGCCGAGCGGCTCGCTAAGCCCGGATCCGATGTCTTCATCGCATATCACTCCAATGACGATGCAGCCAGCGAGGCCGCAGAAAAGATCAGGCAGCGAGGCGCATCTGCACACCTGCTAAAAGCGGACATGGGCTCACTAGGTGACATCCGCATGATCATCGATCGTATTCGGCAGCACACAGACCACTTGGACGTCATTGTGCACGCAGCAGCAACTGCCATCTCGGGCAGAACGATCGACATTCCCGGAGAAGAACTCAACGGTGCGATTGCACGAAACGGCACGTCAATCGTGCATGTCGCTCGTGAAGCCCTTCCCCTCCTTCGGCCTGGCTCAAGCATCATCTACGTCACAAGCAAGGGGTCCGAGCGCGCGCTTAAGGACTACGGTGCTCTGGGCGGACCCAAGGCCCTTGGAGAGCACATGATGCGTTACCTTGCAACGGAGCTGGCAGGCCGCGGCGTGCGAGTAAACAGCATTTCTCCTGGCCCGCTCGAGACCGAGGCCCGCCGCCAAATGTTTCCCGATACCTGGAAAACGCGCCTCGCGGATCAAATTGCCCTCAATCCGTCCGGCCGCGGCCTTGCGTTCGACGACATCGCGAACATTGTCGAGCTGATGGTCGACCCTCGCTTCACCATGGTCCAGGGTCAGGTAATAACGATCGACGGCGGACTCACACTGTGA
- a CDS encoding SDR family NAD(P)-dependent oxidoreductase has product MTKLLANKVAVVTGGTSGIGLAAVQHFVAEGASVIIADIQDKLGDQISQDLGEQAAYLHVNVTQESDVAAAVDFAVETYGKLDIFFNNAGAQGDPSPIMEIESEGAGRTFELLSTSVLLGHKYAARQFVKQGTGGSIISTASSAGLEGGWSSVGYTAAKHAVVGVVRQAAAELARQGIRSNAIAPGVVMTPIMAKSYGVPLDQAEEFAEFLAERLGGTMPSGRVGFAPDIAKVAVFLASDLSAHVNGVTIPVDGGATAVTLSSFGQDIGLYVEQYWSQAGLRGGSREATSGVKEKT; this is encoded by the coding sequence ATGACCAAATTACTGGCTAATAAGGTCGCCGTCGTTACCGGGGGCACGAGCGGCATCGGTCTCGCGGCTGTGCAACACTTCGTAGCTGAAGGCGCCAGCGTGATAATTGCAGATATTCAAGACAAGCTCGGAGACCAGATCTCTCAGGATCTCGGCGAGCAGGCGGCCTATCTTCATGTGAATGTCACGCAGGAATCAGATGTCGCAGCCGCTGTCGATTTCGCTGTCGAGACGTATGGCAAGCTCGATATCTTCTTCAACAACGCTGGGGCGCAAGGTGATCCCTCGCCCATTATGGAGATCGAATCTGAAGGCGCAGGCCGGACGTTTGAACTCCTGAGCACCTCCGTGCTTTTGGGACATAAGTACGCGGCTCGGCAATTCGTGAAGCAGGGCACTGGCGGTTCAATCATCTCGACTGCTAGTTCAGCCGGGCTCGAGGGTGGCTGGAGCAGCGTTGGGTACACCGCCGCCAAACACGCTGTAGTCGGGGTCGTACGGCAGGCCGCTGCCGAATTGGCTCGACAAGGAATTCGGTCGAATGCTATTGCTCCCGGCGTAGTGATGACGCCGATCATGGCGAAAAGCTACGGTGTTCCTCTCGACCAGGCGGAGGAGTTCGCGGAGTTTCTTGCGGAACGGCTCGGGGGCACCATGCCCTCAGGGCGGGTTGGATTTGCGCCAGACATAGCGAAGGTTGCCGTCTTTCTTGCATCTGATCTCTCAGCCCATGTAAATGGCGTGACCATCCCGGTGGACGGTGGCGCAACAGCCGTTACCCTTAGCTCGTTCGGGCAAGACATCGGTCTGTACGTCGAGCAGTACTGGAGCCAGGCCGGGCTTCGTGGAGGCTCGCGGGAGGCCACGTCCGGGGTGAAGGAGAAGACCTAA
- a CDS encoding enoyl-CoA hydratase/isomerase family protein: MDFWSLNTDGSGIVTATFSNSPSGYCTDAAVSELEALTLAWSGDQIAGLILSGRGNGSFITHFSPDEIRAGIEGTDVLAMLGPARNDRVNRLFNLISAAPYPVVCALNGDTMGFGYELALACDIRIGEKGEFLYGLPETRLGIVPGSGGMQRLSRLIGYDRALSLVLSGSVVAPQRALELGMITELADNALERSRALIGEMLRNNRLAVVSAKRAMQAGREAPLGVALDLDSGASLRVKFGSKAVTVLDSYLRLPLSERRTFLAG, from the coding sequence ATGGATTTCTGGTCGCTAAACACTGACGGGAGCGGAATTGTCACAGCGACGTTCTCGAACTCACCAAGCGGCTATTGCACGGATGCGGCGGTAAGCGAACTGGAGGCGCTCACGCTCGCGTGGAGCGGAGATCAAATTGCGGGGCTGATCCTCAGCGGTCGAGGGAACGGGTCCTTCATCACCCATTTCTCCCCTGACGAAATCCGCGCAGGAATCGAAGGCACCGATGTTCTCGCGATGCTAGGCCCGGCGCGCAACGATCGCGTTAATCGACTGTTCAATCTGATCTCCGCTGCGCCGTACCCAGTTGTTTGCGCACTCAACGGCGACACCATGGGTTTTGGCTACGAGCTAGCGTTGGCGTGCGATATTCGCATTGGTGAGAAGGGTGAGTTCCTCTACGGGCTTCCCGAGACCCGGCTGGGTATTGTCCCCGGGTCCGGCGGCATGCAGCGACTGAGTCGGCTTATCGGTTACGACCGTGCACTCAGCCTCGTGCTGAGTGGCTCAGTCGTCGCGCCCCAGAGGGCGTTGGAACTTGGCATGATCACGGAACTCGCGGATAACGCCCTTGAGAGATCCCGCGCACTCATTGGAGAAATGCTCCGTAATAACAGGCTTGCAGTGGTCTCCGCGAAGCGCGCGATGCAAGCCGGTCGCGAGGCGCCGCTGGGCGTTGCACTGGATCTCGATTCCGGAGCGAGCCTGCGAGTGAAGTTCGGCTCGAAGGCGGTAACCGTGCTCGACAGCTATCTCAGATTGCCCCTTTCTGAGCGCAGGACCTTTCTCGCTGGCTGA
- a CDS encoding LLM class flavin-dependent oxidoreductase yields the protein MEFSKKDKLKFGIFIGPYHKPGINPTLSIQQDLEIIEQMDRLGFDEAWVGEHHSGGIELVDDPMLLIAAAAERTKRIKFGTGAVSLPWHHPFQVASRIVQLSHQTRGRVHLGVAPGQLVQDATMMGTDVKQHRLMMEESLSCIIRLLKGEVVTHKTDWFTLENAELQLLPYNNFDVQIVSVISPNAPYAAGKNGANIISVAATDPAGFKVLDKQWALMEKTAVEFNQPAPERSKWRLMGPMHLAPTLEQAIEEIRWGMPSTETYRANIHKQAQGLDYHDVETAVKIFNESGAAIVGTPEMARAQIRRLLDKTGGFGTYLLMGVDWADHDATLRSHRLFAQEVMPYFDGTIEQPLKSYDMVMNDGGVGADITWEAQQLVVDQLGLDKSVTAMG from the coding sequence ATGGAGTTCAGTAAGAAGGACAAGCTCAAGTTCGGCATCTTCATCGGTCCATACCACAAGCCCGGCATCAATCCGACCCTTTCCATCCAGCAGGATCTCGAGATCATTGAGCAGATGGATCGCCTCGGCTTTGACGAGGCCTGGGTCGGGGAGCACCATTCAGGCGGGATCGAGCTTGTAGATGACCCAATGCTACTAATCGCGGCGGCAGCGGAGCGGACTAAGCGTATAAAGTTTGGCACGGGCGCGGTATCGCTTCCGTGGCACCACCCGTTCCAGGTCGCTTCTCGTATCGTTCAGCTCTCCCACCAGACCCGGGGCCGTGTGCACCTTGGTGTGGCGCCAGGACAGCTCGTGCAGGACGCGACGATGATGGGTACTGATGTTAAGCAGCACCGTCTGATGATGGAGGAATCGCTGAGCTGCATCATCCGGCTTCTGAAGGGTGAGGTTGTCACCCACAAGACGGACTGGTTCACCCTTGAGAACGCTGAACTCCAGCTGCTGCCTTACAACAACTTCGATGTTCAAATCGTGAGCGTAATTTCTCCAAATGCTCCGTATGCGGCCGGCAAGAACGGCGCCAACATCATCTCCGTGGCCGCGACCGACCCTGCCGGTTTCAAGGTCCTCGATAAGCAGTGGGCACTGATGGAAAAGACGGCGGTTGAATTCAATCAACCCGCACCGGAGCGTTCAAAGTGGCGGCTCATGGGACCAATGCACTTGGCGCCGACCCTGGAACAGGCTATCGAAGAGATTCGTTGGGGTATGCCGTCTACCGAGACCTACCGTGCGAATATTCATAAGCAGGCTCAGGGACTCGACTACCATGACGTTGAAACCGCCGTGAAGATTTTTAATGAGAGCGGCGCCGCGATCGTTGGCACGCCTGAGATGGCCCGTGCTCAGATCCGGAGGCTCTTGGACAAGACAGGCGGCTTTGGCACTTATTTGCTGATGGGGGTGGACTGGGCAGACCACGATGCAACCTTGCGCAGTCACCGTCTGTTTGCTCAGGAAGTCATGCCCTATTTCGATGGCACGATCGAGCAGCCCCTGAAGTCATATGACATGGTCATGAACGACGGTGGTGTTGGTGCGGACATTACCTGGGAGGCCCAGCAGCTGGTCGTGGATCAGCTCGGCTTGGACAAGAGTGTCACTGCTATGGGCTAG
- a CDS encoding substrate-binding domain-containing protein, with amino-acid sequence MDELSMRYGSALSYSEAISMRKLIRIGTVATVFGLGVSLVACAPATTADGTAAKQGDNSYATTGVATTFKSAKELVDSFDTSKLCGDKKLVIAHPRGLGVGWLLTQDAILKDHLAKFCPNVTLTTTDAQADPAKANSDLNSLVAQGVDGVVIDPLFGEAMLPAMQAVKDAGIPIVTYVSSSGATTGKEVTAVGEVYTKGNGVLWAEFMNRALKGKGTIVFLGGGPGQPSSISNMEAIRENLKQYPGLSLVEEEFQPISNDAAQARTVMSALLAKHGRIDGVIADNGGVVNTVLEAYDASGFKPPALAVSAATNGLNCGWDKRRDFPYFSTDGNHMGSISSLRRVLAEINGVKFDQSLTVAPWAVVDTLTPGMEPTCDASASPDVDWTTSLSDTKVKQLFG; translated from the coding sequence GTGGATGAACTATCCATGCGCTACGGAAGCGCATTGAGTTATAGTGAGGCAATTTCAATGAGGAAATTAATCAGAATCGGTACTGTAGCGACAGTATTTGGACTCGGCGTATCGCTCGTTGCGTGCGCTCCCGCTACGACCGCCGACGGAACTGCAGCAAAGCAGGGTGACAACTCCTACGCGACCACGGGTGTAGCTACGACCTTTAAGTCCGCTAAAGAGCTTGTCGATTCGTTTGACACGTCTAAGCTTTGTGGCGACAAAAAACTTGTGATCGCACATCCCCGAGGACTCGGGGTGGGCTGGCTCCTCACCCAGGATGCCATTCTCAAGGATCACCTTGCTAAGTTCTGCCCGAACGTCACTTTGACGACGACTGACGCGCAAGCAGATCCCGCCAAGGCAAACTCAGATCTCAACTCACTCGTTGCGCAGGGCGTAGACGGTGTCGTCATCGATCCCCTGTTCGGCGAGGCTATGCTCCCAGCGATGCAGGCCGTTAAAGATGCGGGTATCCCGATCGTGACCTACGTATCCTCGTCTGGCGCGACAACTGGTAAGGAAGTTACGGCTGTTGGTGAGGTCTACACAAAGGGCAATGGAGTGCTCTGGGCAGAATTCATGAATCGGGCACTTAAGGGTAAAGGGACCATTGTCTTCCTCGGGGGCGGCCCCGGACAGCCTTCCAGTATCTCCAACATGGAGGCGATTAGGGAGAACCTCAAGCAATACCCCGGTTTGTCCCTCGTTGAGGAGGAATTCCAACCAATTAGCAATGACGCCGCACAAGCACGCACCGTGATGTCTGCCCTCCTCGCAAAGCACGGGCGCATCGACGGCGTGATTGCTGATAACGGTGGAGTCGTTAATACGGTCTTGGAAGCTTATGACGCGTCAGGATTCAAACCGCCTGCGCTTGCCGTTTCCGCTGCAACAAACGGGCTGAACTGTGGATGGGATAAGCGTCGAGATTTTCCTTACTTCTCGACTGATGGTAACCACATGGGTTCAATATCGTCGCTACGCCGTGTGCTTGCGGAGATCAACGGTGTCAAGTTCGACCAGTCACTCACAGTTGCCCCGTGGGCAGTCGTTGACACCCTAACCCCAGGAATGGAACCGACGTGCGATGCTTCCGCCTCGCCTGACGTCGACTGGACGACTTCTCTCTCGGACACAAAGGTTAAGCAGTTGTTCGGATAG
- a CDS encoding ABC transporter permease codes for MTLNQIKSPPEERFGNRVESQPSGSVWQRMGSKQWTPVVIATVLVFVASAIIAPRSLLQASLLAMIVPTAVLAVAAIGQTLVVQQKGIDLAAPGYITLAATITVFAPERLGTSGAVSVGLALVVSILAGLLNGFFIAKLNVTPIISSLALNSLLLGGMWTVSAGSAFNAPSELTWFAKNSLLGLPLIVWLAVLLVAATAIFMSKSSTGRRFVGVGANPSTARATGVKVDRYIAGSYVASGFFAGLAGVLLVAYLGKSSISIGTPYLFPIITAVIVGGAVLSGGRGSVVSSAIAALFLSQVVQMVLTLGAPESVRLLVNAIAIAIASTVRVVPWGNVFRRKNKTGTN; via the coding sequence ATGACACTCAATCAAATTAAGTCACCCCCGGAAGAGCGGTTTGGCAATCGTGTAGAGAGCCAGCCGAGTGGAAGCGTCTGGCAGCGGATGGGGAGCAAGCAATGGACGCCGGTCGTCATTGCAACCGTTCTGGTGTTCGTGGCATCCGCAATAATCGCACCCAGGTCTTTGCTTCAAGCTTCACTGCTCGCAATGATTGTGCCGACCGCGGTACTCGCTGTGGCAGCGATCGGTCAGACACTCGTGGTACAGCAGAAGGGGATTGATCTGGCAGCACCCGGATATATAACCTTGGCGGCGACCATTACCGTATTCGCCCCAGAAAGACTGGGGACATCGGGTGCCGTCTCAGTTGGATTGGCACTGGTCGTTTCCATTTTGGCTGGGTTGCTCAACGGGTTTTTCATCGCGAAGCTCAACGTCACGCCAATCATCTCTTCGCTTGCACTGAATTCGCTTCTATTGGGTGGGATGTGGACCGTTTCAGCAGGAAGCGCCTTCAATGCGCCCTCGGAATTAACCTGGTTCGCCAAGAATTCCTTGCTAGGGCTGCCACTTATCGTTTGGCTCGCAGTATTGCTGGTTGCCGCGACCGCAATCTTCATGTCGAAGTCCTCGACTGGACGCAGGTTTGTGGGTGTGGGTGCAAACCCATCTACAGCGCGAGCGACGGGCGTCAAGGTTGACCGCTATATCGCTGGCAGTTATGTGGCCTCGGGGTTCTTCGCGGGACTTGCCGGAGTGCTACTCGTCGCCTACCTAGGCAAGTCATCTATTTCGATCGGAACACCCTATCTTTTCCCTATTATCACCGCCGTGATTGTGGGCGGAGCGGTGCTCTCAGGAGGGCGCGGCAGCGTGGTTTCCTCAGCTATCGCCGCCCTCTTCCTTTCTCAGGTTGTGCAGATGGTGCTGACCCTCGGGGCACCCGAGTCGGTCAGGCTTCTGGTTAATGCCATTGCGATAGCAATCGCATCAACGGTAAGAGTGGTGCCTTGGGGAAATGTATTTCGCAGAAAGAATAAAACAGGGACTAATTGA
- a CDS encoding SDR family NAD(P)-dependent oxidoreductase, with product MTLRFDNRTIIITGAGSGLGEVYARLLASRGAAVVIVDLGENAEKVAASIGADGGKAVSVIGSVSDQTTAKAAVDAALSNYGSLDGLINNAGVGWERPFMEDSMEDLRLLMDVHYFGTVNMTRAVWPVMEKAGYGRILNITSANIFGMEGWAGYAAAKAANFSLGRSLALEGRASGIKVNNLAPAALTPMLVDNVKQPEILASVQFAKPELVGPAAAYLVHESVPFTGHTLFSAAGLVADILIGTTQGQTDPDLTIEKVAEFVTGTEMHENLKIQKSTIEQTTEGLVTTK from the coding sequence ATGACCCTACGTTTCGATAACCGAACCATCATCATCACTGGTGCCGGTAGCGGCCTTGGTGAAGTGTATGCAAGGCTGCTCGCTAGCCGCGGAGCCGCCGTCGTGATCGTCGATCTTGGCGAAAATGCCGAAAAGGTAGCCGCATCGATTGGTGCAGATGGCGGAAAGGCCGTCTCCGTCATTGGGAGCGTGTCGGATCAAACCACCGCGAAAGCTGCTGTAGATGCAGCGCTATCAAATTACGGCAGTCTTGATGGCCTTATCAATAATGCGGGCGTTGGTTGGGAGCGTCCGTTCATGGAGGACAGCATGGAGGACCTTCGCCTCCTGATGGACGTCCACTACTTCGGGACAGTCAATATGACTCGCGCTGTTTGGCCTGTAATGGAGAAGGCTGGCTATGGTCGCATTCTCAACATAACCTCGGCAAACATTTTTGGGATGGAAGGCTGGGCGGGATACGCTGCAGCGAAGGCCGCGAATTTTAGCCTCGGTCGTTCTCTCGCGCTTGAAGGAAGGGCATCTGGCATTAAGGTAAACAACTTGGCGCCTGCTGCGCTTACCCCGATGCTTGTCGATAACGTCAAGCAGCCAGAAATTTTAGCATCAGTTCAGTTCGCAAAACCGGAGCTAGTTGGCCCAGCTGCTGCATATCTGGTGCATGAATCGGTACCGTTCACTGGTCACACGTTGTTCTCTGCCGCGGGGCTTGTCGCCGACATTCTTATAGGAACCACGCAAGGGCAGACTGATCCTGACCTTACGATCGAAAAGGTCGCGGAGTTCGTAACCGGAACCGAAATGCACGAGAACCTCAAGATCCAGAAGAGCACGATTGAACAGACCACCGAAGGCCTGGTGACGACTAAGTAG